Within the Pseudomonas sp. SL4(2022) genome, the region GCACCAGGTCAGCGCCACCACCGATGCCGACGGCCGCGCCCAGGTACTGGTACGCAACGAAGGGCTGAATATCATCAGCGCGTCCATCGACCTACCCGTCAAAGGCGACAAGGATATCGAGACGCGCGGCCTGTTTACCTCGCTGACCTTCCTCGGCCAGGCGCACCACGAATAACCCATACTGAAAAATCACAGGCAATAAAAAGCCGGAGCACTGCTCCGGCTTTTTTATGGCACCGAATTACAGACCTTGCAGGGCATCCAGCAGCGCCTGGTTCTGCTCCAGCGTGCCGATGGTGATGCGCAGGAACTGGGCAATCCGCTGTTGCTTGAAGTGACGCACGATCACGCCCTGCTCGCGCAGGCCGGCCGCCAGGGTGGCCGCATCTTTGCCCGGATGACGGGCGAACACGAAGTTCGCCGCCGACGGCAGCACCTCAAAGCCCAGCTGCTCCAGCCCTGCCACCACCGCCTCACGGCTGTCGATCACCCGCTGGCAGGTTTGCTTGAAGTACGCCTTGTCCTCAAATGCCGCCGCCGCGCCGGCAATCGCCATACGGTCCAGCGGGTAGGAGTTGAAGCTGTTCTTGATGCGTTCCAAGGCTTCGATCAGGTCAGGATGACCGACCGCGATACCGACCCGCAACCCGGCCAGCGAGCGCGACTTGGATAACGTCTGGCTAACCAGCAGGTTGGGGTATTTATCCACCAGACTGATCGCCGTCTCGCCGCCAAAATCGATATAGGCCTCGTCTACCAGCAGCACGGTATCCGGGTTGGCCTGGAGCATGCGCTCGATGGCAGCCAGCGCCAGAGGACAGCCGGTCGGTGCGTTCGGGTTGGGAAAAATAATGCCGCCGTTGGGCCGAGCATAATCTTCCACACGAATCTGGAATTGTTCGTCCAGCGGCACCTGCACGAAGTCGATGCCATACAGGCCGCAATACACCGGATAGAAGCTGTAGCTGATATCCGGAAACAGCAGCGGTTGGCCGTGCTGGAACAGGCCGTGAAAAGCGTGCGCCAGCACCTCGTCGGAACCATTGCCGACAAACACCTGAGCCGTCTGCACACCGTAATAATCGGCCACTGCCTGCTTCAGGCGATCGCTATTGGGGTCCGGGTACAGGCGCAGGTTGTCGTTAAGCTCAGCCTGCATGGCGGCGATCGCCTTGGGCGACGGGCCATAGGGGTTTTCATTGGTGTTGAGCTTGACCAGCTTGGCCAGTTTCGGCTGCTCACCCGGCACATAAGGCACCAGGTCTTTGACGAAGGGGCTCCAGAATTTGCTCATCTGCCCTTCTCTCCTCGAATTCGATTCTGGGGTGAGGCGCGCGCGGCGCGCCCTGAAAACTCAGTTCTTGATGCGGTATTCAGCGCTGCGGGCATGGGCGGTCAGCGACTCGCCACGGGCCAGCACGCTGGCGACCTTACCCAACTCCGACGCACCCTCGGCCGAACAATGAATGATCGACGAGCGCTTCTGGAAGTCATACACCCCCAGCGGCGAGGAATAGCGCGCTGTGCCAGAGGTCGGCAGCACATGGTTAGGGCCGGCGCAGTAGTCACCCAGGGCCTCGGCGGTGTAGCGGCCCATAAAGATCGCACCGGCGTGACGAATCAGCGGCAGGTACTCGTCGGGGTTCGCCACCGACAACTCCAGGTGCTCCGGCGCAATACGGTTGGCCACCTCAATGGCCTGGGCCATGTCGGCCACCTGAATCAGTGCGCCACGGCCTTCCAGTGAAGTGCGCGCAATGGTTTCACGCTCCAGAGTCGGCAGCAATCTGGCGATGCTTTCGGCGACGCGATCAAGGAAGGCGGCATCTGGGCTCACCAGAATCGACTGCGCGTCTTCATCGTGTTCGGCCTGGGAAAACAGGTCCATGGCGATCCAGTCTGGATCGGTCTGGCCGTCACACACCACGAGAATTTCCGACGGTCCGGCGATCATGTCGATACCGACCTTGCCGAACACGTGGCGCTTGGCGGTGGCGACATAGATATTGCCCGGGCCGACGATCTTGTCCACCGGAGGCACGCTTTCGGTGCCATAGGCCAAGGCGGCCACGGCTTGCGCACCGCCGATGGTGAACACGCGATCAACGCCGGCAATGCAGGCGGCAGCCAGAACGATCTCATTGATCTCGCCACGCGGGGTCGGCACCACCATCACCACTTCCGGCACGCCGGCGACTTTGGCCGGAATGGCGTTCATCAACACCGAAGACGGGTAGGAGGCTTTGCCGCCCGGCACATACAGGCCGGCGCGGTCCAGCGGGGTGACTTTCTGCCCCAGCACCGTGCCGTCGGCCTCGGTGTAGGTCCAAGAGTCCTGACGCTGGCGCTCGTGGTACAGGCGCACGCGCTCGGCGGCCTTTTCCAGGGCGCTGCGCTGCTCGGCGGTGATGCGGGTCAGGGCCAGCTCCAGGCGCTCGCGCGGCAGGATCAGATCGGCCATCGAGGCGACATCCAGCCCATCGAACTGCTTGGTGAACTCGACCAGCGCCGCATCGCCACGCTCACGCACGACTTTAATGATGTCCAGCACGCGCTGGTTGACCGCGTCGTCCGAGACACTTTCCCAGCTCAGCAGATGATCCAGATGCTGGGCAAAGTCCTGGTCAGCAGCATTGAGTCGGCGAATAGCGATAGGAGCGGTCATAGCGGGCCTCTTAGATTGGCAAATGCTCAAGCGCCCGTAGAGTAACAACCACTCCGCGCGGGCACCTGAGAATTTTGGCTATAACGCGGATAGGCTAGGCCGCACAGGACGGCCATCAGACTCAGCGTGGATGTCGCGCTTCAACCGCATCGCGCAGGGTGTCGATCAACGCCTGAATGCGCGCGTGCTGCATCTTCATCGACGCCTTGTTGACAATCAGCCGCGAGCTGATCATGGCGATCAACTCCTGAGCTTCCAGACCATTGGCGCGCAGGGTGTTGCCGGTGTCGACCACGTCAATGATCTTGTCGGCCAGCCCCACCAGCGGTGCCAACTCCATCGAACCATACAGCTTGATGATGTCGACCTGGCGGCCCTGCTCGGCGTAATACCGTTTGGCCACATTGACGAACTTGGTGGCTACCCGCAGACGGCCTTTCGGCTCGGGCGCGCCAACAGCACCGGCGGTCATCAGCTTGCATTGGGCAATCCGCAGGTCCAGCGGCTCGTACAGGCCCTGGCCACCGTATTCCATCAGCACGTCCTTGCCAGCCACACCGAGATCGGCCGCACCGTGTTCAACATAGGTCGGCACATCGGTGGCACGCACGATCAGCAGGCGTACATCATCCAGGGTGGTGGGGATGATCAGCTTGCGACTTTTATCCGGATTCTCGGTCGGTTCAATGCCCGCCGCGGCCAGCAGCGGCAGGGTGTCATCGAGAATCCGGCCTTTGGAAAGAGCAATGGTCAGCATGGTCTTAGCCCGGCACGCGGCGAATCTTCGCCCCCAGCAGCTGCAGCTTCTCTTCGATGCACTCGTAACCACGGTCAATGTGGTAGATGCGGTCGATCAGGGTGTCACCTTCGGCGACCAGCGCCGAAATCACCAGGCTGGCGGATGCACGCAGGTCGGTGGCCATTACAGGCGCGCCCTTGAGGGGTTCAACGCCAGTGACGATGGCGGTGTTGCCTTCAACCTGGATCTGCGCCCCCATGCGGATCATTTCATGCACGTGCATAAAGCGGTTTTCAAATACGGTTTCAATCACCGTGCCGGTGCCCTCAGCAATCGCATTGAGGGCGATAAACTGTGCCTGCATGTCGGTGGGGAACGCCGGGTACGGAGCGGTGCGCAGGTTGACGGCTTTCGGCCGTTTGCCGTGCATGTTCAGCTCGATCCAGTCGTTGCCACAGGTAATTTCCGCCCCGGCTTCCTGCAGCTTGGACAGCACTGCTTCCAGGGTAGTCGGATCGGTGTCCTTGACCTTGACCCGACCACCGGTCGCCGCTGCCGCCACCAGGTAGGTGCCGGTTTCGATACGGTCAGGCATCACGCTGAAACGGGCACCGTGCAGGCGCTCAACGCCATCGATAGTGATGGTATCCGTGCCGGCACCGCTGATTTTCGCGCCCATAGCAATCAGGCAGTTGGCCAGGTCAACCACTTCCGGCTCGCGAGCGGCGTTTTCCAGCACGCTGCGGCCCTTGGCCAGGCTCGCGGCCATCATGATGTTTTCGGTACCGGTCACGCTGACGGTATCAAAGAAGAAGTGCGCGCCACGCAGGCCACCTTCTGGGGCCTTGGCCTTGATGTAGCCGGCTTCGACATCAATGATCGCGCCCATGGCCTCCAGGCCACGGATGTGCAGATCGACCGGACGCGAGCCAATGGCGCAACCACCCGGCAGGGCCACTTCGGCATAACCGAAGCGCGCGACCATCGGGCCGAGCACCAGGATCGAGGCGCGCATGGTTTTCACCAGCTCATAGGGTGCAACCAGGGTCTTGATCGCCCGCGCGTCAACTTCGACGCTGAGCTTCTCGTCGATGATCGGCTCGATCCCCATACGACCGAACAGTTCGATCATGGTGGTGATGTCATGCAGGTGCGGCAGATTGCAGATGGTGACCGGCGCGTCACCGAGCAGGGTGGCGGCGAGAATCGGCAGGGCAGAGTTCTTGGCCCCGGAAATGCGGATTTCGCCATCGAGGCGCACACCGCCGGTAATAATCAGTTTGTCCATGATTCTCTCGGTTTAGGAGCGCGCGGCCCAATCGGCACGGCTGAAGAATTTCATACTCACGGCGTGGATGCTGCCATCAGCGATCCAAGCGTTGAGGTGAGCGTAAATCTGTTGCTGGCGCTTGACCGGGCTGAGGGCCGCCAGCTCGTCACTGATCAGGTTCAGCTGAAAGTTGCAGCCTTCGCCTTCGACTTCCACTTGGGTATCCGGCAATTTAGCCTCAAGGAGACTCTTTACTTCTAAGGCTTGCATGCTCAACCTCGATCAATGCATGAATTAACGATTGCCGAGCTGACGCTCGCGGGTCGAGCATCATACAAAAAAGCCCCCCGCCTGCGAACCCCGCATTATCAGCCGCCGACCGAAGCCGTGATCAGGCTTGCAGCGGAAGAATTTCCAGCAAACCGCAGACACTGGCGATTTCGCGCATATCGTTGGGCAGGTTACGCACGCTCAGCGTCTTGCTGTGGGCACTGGCGTCACGCATAAAAGCCAACAGCAGCGACACACCGACGCTGCTGGATTTTTCCACACCGCTGCAATCGATCACGCAGTCAGCGGCCTGACTGGCCTTGAGCAGCCTTCCGCCCTGCTCGCGTAAGGCTGGAGCACTCAGGTAATCCAGCACGCCAACCAGTTGCAGAACTCCGGGCGCAGCCTCAGTGATATTCGCCTGACTCACGAGGCATTGGCCCCTTGCCGCGCCTTGGCAACGGTCTCGGCCCAGTTGTCGATCACCTTGTCCAAGTCATTACGATTGTCCTGCATGGCCTGGGCAAACTGGTCGCGGAACAACTTACCGACGTTGATGCCATTGATGACCACGTTGCGCATTTTCCAGGCACCGTCCTGACTGACCATGGTGTAGGACAGCGGATACACCGTGCCATTACCGTCCTTGATTTCCATGTTGACCGAGGTGCGCTCAGGATCCTGCTGACCACTCACCGGCAGTACGCGGATATCCTGATTGTTGTATTCGAGCAGGGCGTTGCCATAGAACTGCATCAGGCTGCGCTTGAAGTTTTCCTGAAAGCGCTGCATCTGCTCGGGCGATGCCTGACGCGAATAGCGCACGGTCATCACCCCGCGAGAAATCCCATCCACATCCACAACCGGACCGAGAATGCTGTCCAGTGCGTTGTAGAACGCCCCTGGATCCGTACGGTAACGCTCTTTATTGGCTTTAAGGTCAGCCAACAGGGTGCTGGTGGTCTGCTGCACCACCTCATGGGCTGCCGGCGCCGCCTGCAACGAGCAGGACAGTAAAGCCAGGGTAACCAGCAAGCCGTTTCGCAGTGTTCTGAGCATCTTCAATACCTCTTACTTGTTGGCCTGGTCTTTATTGACCGAATTGAGCAGGAACTTGCCAATCAGGTCTTCCAGCACCAGCGATGACTGCGTGTCGTGGATGGTGCTGCCTTCACGCAGCACCTCCTCTTCACCACCCACACTAATTCCGATGTATTTCTCACCCAGCAGACCGGCGGTGAGAATCGAGGCGGTGGAATCTGCCGGCAGATTGTCCACCGCATCATCCAACTGCATGGTGACGCGCCCCATGTAGCTGTTACGGTCCAGATCAATGGCCGTAACCTTGCCAATCGTGACGCCCGCCATGGTCACCTTGGACCTCACAGTCAGACCGGCAATGTTGTCAAAGTGCGCATAGACCTTATACGTATTATCGCTGCTGCCCACCGCCAGGCCGCTGACGCGCAAGGCCAGTAGCAACAAGGCCAACAACCCGGCCAACAGGAACAAGCCGACACCCACTTCCAGCGCGCGGTTCTGCATCAAAAATCTCCAAACATCAAAGCGGTCAGAATGAAGTCCAGCCCCAATACGGCGAGCGAGGCGTACACCACCGTCTTGGTGGTGGCACGACTAATCCCTTCCGAAGTCGGCTCACAGTCATACCCTTGGAACACGGCGATCCAGGTCACGACAAACGCGAAAACCATGCTCTTGATCACACCATTGAGCACATCTTCACGAAACGAAACACTGCTCTGCATATTGGCCCAGAACGAGCCCTCATAGACCCCGAGCCAGTCGACGGCGACCATTGCCCCACCCCAGATGCCGACCACGCTGAAGATCATCGCCAGCAGCGGCATTGAGATAAACCCCGCCCACAGACGCGGAGCGACAATGTATTTGAGCGGATCCACGCCGATCATCGCCAGACTGGACAACTGCTCGGTGGATTTCATGTTGCCAATTTCCGCTGTCAGCGCCGAGCCGGCACGACCAGCGAACAGCAATGCGGTCACCACCGGCCCCAGCTCACGCAGCAACGTCAAGGCAACCATCTGCCCCACCGCCTGCTCAGAACCATACTTGGCCAAAATGCTGAACCCCTGCAGCGACAGCACCATGCCGATAAAGATGCCCGATACGACAATAATGGCCAGGGACATCACCCCAACCGAATACAGCTGTTTGATCAGCAACTGAAAACTGTTGCCCGTAGCACCACGCCCCAGCAAGGCGCGCAGCAGGAAAATCCCCGAGCGGCCCAATGTAGCGACCACGTCGATACCAGCGCGACCGAACAGGCGCACCCGCTCGAGCACAGACGTCTTGCGCATCAGCGCCCCCCAGCAGGTCGTCGCGGTAATTGGCCGCAGGAAAATGAAAGGGCACCGGCCCATCTGGCGTGCCTTGCATGAACTGGCGCACGCGCGGGTTATCCGAAGCCATCAGTTCAGCCGGCGTGCCCTGCCCCAACACCTGGGTATCCCCCACTACATAGATGTAGTCAGCGATGCTGGCGGTTTCTGCCAGATCATGGGACACCACGATACTGGTGATGCCTAGTGCATCGTTGAGCAGGCGAATAAGACGCACCAACACGCCCATGGCAATCGGGTCCTGGCCGACGAACGGTTCGTCATACATGAGTATTTGCGGATCAAGAGCAATAGCCCGTGCCAGCGCCACACGACGCTTCATGCCACCCGAAAGCTCGTCAGGCATCAAGTCCAGCGCACCACGCAGACCCACCGCCTGCAATTTCATCAGCACGATGTCGCGAATCATCTCTTCCGGCAGCTGGGTATGCACCCGCAGCGGAAAGGCGACGTTCTCGAAGACATCCAGATCAGTAAACAGCGCACCACTCTGAAACAGCACACCCATCTGCTTGCGCATGTCAAACAGCTCGCTACGCGACAAGCCCGGTAAATTCACACCATTGACCCAGACCTCGCCCTCACTGGGCTTGAGCTCAGCAGCGATCAGGCGCAACAAGGTGGTCTTGCCGCAGCCAGACGGCCCCATAATGCCGGTCACTTTGCCGCGCGGGATTTGAATATCGACACTTTTGAAAATATCCCGCTCGCCGCGCTTGAAGCTCACACGCTTCAGCTCAACTGCGTACGGACTCTCGGCGCTCATCTGGACTCCTTGCTCAACGCGTGCCTGACTGACGTACCGCCCTGAACAAAGGACACTACTGATCGTCGAACGTACCGAAAATGGGGCGCGAACTATACCACCAGGGTCAACGCCACCCAAGATTGAACTTGTTGCGGAAGATAAGCGCCTCACAGCCCTGCAACGGTAAAGACTGGGCAGACGCCCCTTTACCGTTATAATCGGCAGCTTTACTCCCAGCCCCAGAGATTCAATGAGCCAGCCAACCGAACTGATTCAGTCCGCGCAGCGCACTATCCGCTTGGAAATTGAGGCGATACAGGACCTGCTGCAGCGCATCAACGGTGACTTCGTACGCGCCTGCCAACTGATTCTTGGCAGTAAGGGCCGCGTAGTCGTGGTCGGGATGGGTAAGTCCGGTCATGTGGGCAACAAGATTGCAGCCACCCTGGCCAGCACAGGCACCACGGCTTTTTTCGTACATCCCGCCGAGGCGAGCCACGGCGACATGGGTATGATTACCCGCGACGACGTGGTACTGGCCCTCTCCAACTCCGGCTCCACAGCCGAAATCGTCACCCTGCTGCCACTGATCAAACGCCTGGGCATCACCCTGATCAGCATGACAGGCAATCCCGACTCCCCTTTGGCCAAGGCTGCCGAAGTCAATCTGGACGCCCGCGTCACTCAGGAAGCCTGCCCACTGAATCTGGCCCCGACGTCCTCCACAACAGCCTCGCTGGTTCTTGGCGACGCATTGGCCATCGCCCTTCTGGAGGCGCGCGGCTTCACTGCCGAAGATTTCGCATTCTCCCACCCAGGTGGCGCCCTGGGCCGCCGCCTACTGCTCAAGGTAGAAAACGTGATGCACACCGGCAACAACCTGCCCCAGGTTAGCCGTGGCACCTCACTGCGTGACGCACTATTGGAAATGACCCAGAAAGGCCTGGGCATGACCGTAGTAACCGAGGCTGATGGCCGCCTGGCAGGCGTTTTCACCGACGGCGATCTACGCCGCACCCTGGATCGCAGCATTGATGTACGCCAGGCGACCATTGACGAGGTCATGACCCGTCACGGCAAGACTGCTCGGGCGCACATGCTGGCAGCAGAAGCCCTGAAAATCATGGAAGACCACAAGATCAACGCCCTGGTCGTGGTGGATGAGCAGGATCAGCCAATTGGCGCGCTCAACATGCACGATTTGCTACGCGCTGGAGTGATGTAATGAGCACTGACGTGATAAATACCGAACTGACGCAGCGCGCCCAGACGATCAAACTGGCAGTCTTTGATGTCGACGGCGTACTGACTGACGGCAAACTGTACTTCCTGGTGGACGGCAGCGAATTCAAGACTTTCAACACCCTCGACGGCCACGGCATCAAGATGCTGATCAACTCCGGCGTCCACACCGCCATCATCAGCGGCCGCAAGACCCCTGTAGTTGAGCGCCGCGCACAAAACCTCGGGATTCAACACCTTTACCAGGGCCGCGAAGACAAACTGGTGGTGCTGGATGAACTGCTCAGCGAACTGGGCCTGACCTACGACCAGGTCGCCTACCTGGGTGACGATCTGCCGGATCTCCCCGTTATGCGCCGTGTCGGCCTGGGAATGGCCGTTGCCAGCGCTAATGGTTTTGTCCGCCAACACGCCCATGGCATCACCCAAGCCCGCGGCGGTGAAGGGGCCGCACGCGAGTTCTGCGAACTGATCATGCGCGCCCAAGGCACCCTTGAAGCCGCTCAAGCCGCTTATCTATAGGCCAACCATGCCCCGTAAATCGCTCAACGTTCTGCTGTTCGCCTGCGCAGCCCTGCTGGTAGCAGCCCTCGGCTACTGGAATCTCAACCCAGATAGTTTCAACCAGCAGACACAAACAACGGCGACCGACAATGCCATCGACTTCTACGCCAACAATACCTATACCGTGCAGTACCAGGCTGACGGCAAACTGCACTACGAACTGACAGCCGACAAGGTCGAGCACATCAAGGCCAGTGACATCACCCTGATGACAACCCCGAACATGAATCTGTTTCGCGGCAGCGAACTTCCCTGGAAAATCAGCAGTGAACGCGGCGAAGTCTCACCAGGCGGAGTCGAGGTCGAACTGATCGACAAGGTGCGTGTCGAGCGCACCGACGCCAAAGGTCGCCCGACCATTCTCACCACCAGCCGTCTGACCGTATTCCCCGAGAAGGAATATGCGCAGACCCAGCAAGCCGTTAGAATCGACACGGCCAATGGGGTGACCACGGCACAAGGAATGAAAGCGTACATGAATGACGGCAGGATGCTCCTGCTGTCCAACGTAAGAGGTCAGCATGAGGCTCGTTAACACCCTCCCCCTACTACTTAGCCTCAGTGCGGCACTTGGAAGCGCCAGCGCCTGGGCCTTGCCATCCGACCGCGAACAACCGATTCGCATTCAGGCTGACAGCGCCGAGCTCGATGACAAACAAGGCGTGGCCGTCTATCGCGGCGACGTAGTCATCACCCAAGGCACCATGAAGGTTACCGGCGACACCGTGACCATTACTCAGAGTGCCCAAGGCGATGTTGAGGTATTTACCTCCGTCGGCCAGCCCGCCTATTACGAACAACTGCCGTCAGCCGACAAGCAGATCGTCAAGGCCTACGGCCTGACTATCCAGTACTTCATGGCCAACGAGCGCGTGGTACTGATCGACCAAGCCAAGGTGATTCAGGAAGGCAACACCTTCGAAGGCGAGAAAATCGTCTATGACACCCAGCGCCAGATCGTTAACGCCGGCCGCGCCACAGGCACCAATGTGACTGCGCCACGTCCGCGCATCGACATGGTGATCCAGCCGAAGAACAAACCAGCCGACCAACAGGCGCAGTAATAATGGCCACATTGAAAGCCCAACACCTGGCCAAGAGTTACAAAGGCCGCCAGGTCGTGCGCGACGTCAGCCTGAACATCGACAGCGGGCAGATCGTCGGCCTGCTTGGCCCCAATGGGGCCGGCAAGACCACCTGTTTCTACATGATCGTCGGTTTGGTCCAGGCCGATCAGGGCCGCGTGATGATCGACGATCTCGACGTCAGCCATCAGCCCATGCATGGCCGCGCCCGCGCCGGAATTGGCTACCTTCCCCAAGAAGCCTCGATCTTTCGTAAACTCAGCGTGGCCGACAACATCATGGCCATCCTGGAAACCCGCAAGGATCTCAACAGCAGCGCGCGCCAACAAGCGCTCGAGGGGCTATTGCAGGAGTTCCACATCACCCACATTCGCGACAACCTGGGCATGAGTTTGTCTGGGGGAGAGCGCCGCCGGGTGGAAATCGCTCGCGCCCTAGCCACCAACCCAAAATTCATCCTGCTTGACGAACCCTTCGCCGGTGTCGACCCGATTTCCGTGGGTGATATCAAACAGATCATCCACCACCTCAAGGCCAAAGGCATCGGCGTACTGATCACCGACCACAACGTGCGTGAGACACTGGATATCTGTGAAACCGCCTATATCGTCAACGACGGTCAACTGATCGCCGAAGGGGATGCAGAGGCAATCCTGGCCAACCAGACAGTAAAAGAAGTGTACCTAGGCCATGAGTTCAAGCTGTAACCACAGCTTTTCTCGGGCCTGCGGCAGCCAAGACTAGGCAAAACCCCAAAAGTCAGGCATATAATTTGCTTCCTAGTGGCGATTTTAACAACGCCCTGTAGTGGATTGCGCACAGACGCCGGTAAATAAGGTCTGCAATGAAACCATCGCTAGTCCTGAAGATGGGCCAGCAGCTGACGATGACACCGCAGCTGCAACAGGCCATCCGCCTACTCCAACTGTCGACCTTGGATCTGCAACAAGAGATTCAGGAAGCCCTGGAGTCCAACCCGATGCTCGAACGCCAGGAAGACGGCGATGATTTCGACAATTCGGACCCCATGGCCGATGGCGCAGAGAGCGCCAGCTCCAGTGAACAGCAGGACACCCCCTACCAGGAAACCAGCTTTCAGGAAACCACACAGACGGTGGACAACCTGGAAGAAGGCGATTGGGGCGAACGCATCCCCAATGAGCTGCCCGTAGA harbors:
- a CDS encoding MlaC/ttg2D family ABC transporter substrate-binding protein; translation: MLRTLRNGLLVTLALLSCSLQAAPAAHEVVQQTTSTLLADLKANKERYRTDPGAFYNALDSILGPVVDVDGISRGVMTVRYSRQASPEQMQRFQENFKRSLMQFYGNALLEYNNQDIRVLPVSGQQDPERTSVNMEIKDGNGTVYPLSYTMVSQDGAWKMRNVVINGINVGKLFRDQFAQAMQDNRNDLDKVIDNWAETVAKARQGANAS
- a CDS encoding BolA family protein, producing the protein MQALEVKSLLEAKLPDTQVEVEGEGCNFQLNLISDELAALSPVKRQQQIYAHLNAWIADGSIHAVSMKFFSRADWAARS
- the hisG gene encoding ATP phosphoribosyltransferase, coding for MLTIALSKGRILDDTLPLLAAAGIEPTENPDKSRKLIIPTTLDDVRLLIVRATDVPTYVEHGAADLGVAGKDVLMEYGGQGLYEPLDLRIAQCKLMTAGAVGAPEPKGRLRVATKFVNVAKRYYAEQGRQVDIIKLYGSMELAPLVGLADKIIDVVDTGNTLRANGLEAQELIAMISSRLIVNKASMKMQHARIQALIDTLRDAVEARHPR
- the hisC gene encoding histidinol-phosphate transaminase, yielding MSKFWSPFVKDLVPYVPGEQPKLAKLVKLNTNENPYGPSPKAIAAMQAELNDNLRLYPDPNSDRLKQAVADYYGVQTAQVFVGNGSDEVLAHAFHGLFQHGQPLLFPDISYSFYPVYCGLYGIDFVQVPLDEQFQIRVEDYARPNGGIIFPNPNAPTGCPLALAAIERMLQANPDTVLLVDEAYIDFGGETAISLVDKYPNLLVSQTLSKSRSLAGLRVGIAVGHPDLIEALERIKNSFNSYPLDRMAIAGAAAAFEDKAYFKQTCQRVIDSREAVVAGLEQLGFEVLPSAANFVFARHPGKDAATLAAGLREQGVIVRHFKQQRIAQFLRITIGTLEQNQALLDALQGL
- a CDS encoding KpsF/GutQ family sugar-phosphate isomerase; protein product: MSQPTELIQSAQRTIRLEIEAIQDLLQRINGDFVRACQLILGSKGRVVVVGMGKSGHVGNKIAATLASTGTTAFFVHPAEASHGDMGMITRDDVVLALSNSGSTAEIVTLLPLIKRLGITLISMTGNPDSPLAKAAEVNLDARVTQEACPLNLAPTSSTTASLVLGDALAIALLEARGFTAEDFAFSHPGGALGRRLLLKVENVMHTGNNLPQVSRGTSLRDALLEMTQKGLGMTVVTEADGRLAGVFTDGDLRRTLDRSIDVRQATIDEVMTRHGKTARAHMLAAEALKIMEDHKINALVVVDEQDQPIGALNMHDLLRAGVM
- the lptC gene encoding LPS export ABC transporter periplasmic protein LptC, with translation MPRKSLNVLLFACAALLVAALGYWNLNPDSFNQQTQTTATDNAIDFYANNTYTVQYQADGKLHYELTADKVEHIKASDITLMTTPNMNLFRGSELPWKISSERGEVSPGGVEVELIDKVRVERTDAKGRPTILTTSRLTVFPEKEYAQTQQAVRIDTANGVTTAQGMKAYMNDGRMLLLSNVRGQHEAR
- the mlaE gene encoding lipid asymmetry maintenance ABC transporter permease subunit MlaE, encoding MRKTSVLERVRLFGRAGIDVVATLGRSGIFLLRALLGRGATGNSFQLLIKQLYSVGVMSLAIIVVSGIFIGMVLSLQGFSILAKYGSEQAVGQMVALTLLRELGPVVTALLFAGRAGSALTAEIGNMKSTEQLSSLAMIGVDPLKYIVAPRLWAGFISMPLLAMIFSVVGIWGGAMVAVDWLGVYEGSFWANMQSSVSFREDVLNGVIKSMVFAFVVTWIAVFQGYDCEPTSEGISRATTKTVVYASLAVLGLDFILTALMFGDF
- the murA gene encoding UDP-N-acetylglucosamine 1-carboxyvinyltransferase, which gives rise to MDKLIITGGVRLDGEIRISGAKNSALPILAATLLGDAPVTICNLPHLHDITTMIELFGRMGIEPIIDEKLSVEVDARAIKTLVAPYELVKTMRASILVLGPMVARFGYAEVALPGGCAIGSRPVDLHIRGLEAMGAIIDVEAGYIKAKAPEGGLRGAHFFFDTVSVTGTENIMMAASLAKGRSVLENAAREPEVVDLANCLIAMGAKISGAGTDTITIDGVERLHGARFSVMPDRIETGTYLVAAAATGGRVKVKDTDPTTLEAVLSKLQEAGAEITCGNDWIELNMHGKRPKAVNLRTAPYPAFPTDMQAQFIALNAIAEGTGTVIETVFENRFMHVHEMIRMGAQIQVEGNTAIVTGVEPLKGAPVMATDLRASASLVISALVAEGDTLIDRIYHIDRGYECIEEKLQLLGAKIRRVPG
- the mlaD gene encoding outer membrane lipid asymmetry maintenance protein MlaD translates to MQNRALEVGVGLFLLAGLLALLLLALRVSGLAVGSSDNTYKVYAHFDNIAGLTVRSKVTMAGVTIGKVTAIDLDRNSYMGRVTMQLDDAVDNLPADSTASILTAGLLGEKYIGISVGGEEEVLREGSTIHDTQSSLVLEDLIGKFLLNSVNKDQANK
- the kdsC gene encoding 3-deoxy-manno-octulosonate-8-phosphatase KdsC yields the protein MSTDVINTELTQRAQTIKLAVFDVDGVLTDGKLYFLVDGSEFKTFNTLDGHGIKMLINSGVHTAIISGRKTPVVERRAQNLGIQHLYQGREDKLVVLDELLSELGLTYDQVAYLGDDLPDLPVMRRVGLGMAVASANGFVRQHAHGITQARGGEGAAREFCELIMRAQGTLEAAQAAYL
- a CDS encoding STAS domain-containing protein translates to MSQANITEAAPGVLQLVGVLDYLSAPALREQGGRLLKASQAADCVIDCSGVEKSSSVGVSLLLAFMRDASAHSKTLSVRNLPNDMREIASVCGLLEILPLQA
- the hisD gene encoding histidinol dehydrogenase, which codes for MTAPIAIRRLNAADQDFAQHLDHLLSWESVSDDAVNQRVLDIIKVVRERGDAALVEFTKQFDGLDVASMADLILPRERLELALTRITAEQRSALEKAAERVRLYHERQRQDSWTYTEADGTVLGQKVTPLDRAGLYVPGGKASYPSSVLMNAIPAKVAGVPEVVMVVPTPRGEINEIVLAAACIAGVDRVFTIGGAQAVAALAYGTESVPPVDKIVGPGNIYVATAKRHVFGKVGIDMIAGPSEILVVCDGQTDPDWIAMDLFSQAEHDEDAQSILVSPDAAFLDRVAESIARLLPTLERETIARTSLEGRGALIQVADMAQAIEVANRIAPEHLELSVANPDEYLPLIRHAGAIFMGRYTAEALGDYCAGPNHVLPTSGTARYSSPLGVYDFQKRSSIIHCSAEGASELGKVASVLARGESLTAHARSAEYRIKN